A single region of the Salarchaeum japonicum genome encodes:
- a CDS encoding methyltransferase domain-containing protein: protein MGVLEDKGRARVFYKYLSKVYDEVNAFIWTEEMRDETLEWFDLGSDDSVLDVGCGTGFGTEGLLRYTDDVTGLDQSEHQLEKAIAKLGTDDVDFTRGDAERLPFATNSFDAIWSSGSIEYWPNPHLALREFRRVVRPGGKVLVVGPDYPDSTVMQKVADAIMLFYDEAEADRMFRDAGFVDVEHRVLQAEPNRPRAIVSFGRVPDDG, encoded by the coding sequence ATGGGAGTCCTCGAAGACAAAGGCCGGGCGCGCGTCTTCTACAAGTACCTCTCGAAGGTGTACGACGAGGTGAACGCGTTCATCTGGACCGAGGAGATGCGGGACGAGACCCTGGAGTGGTTCGACCTCGGTTCCGACGACTCCGTGCTCGACGTGGGGTGTGGCACCGGGTTCGGCACCGAGGGACTCCTCCGGTACACGGACGACGTGACGGGCCTCGACCAGTCCGAACACCAGCTAGAGAAGGCCATCGCGAAACTCGGCACCGACGACGTGGACTTCACGCGCGGGGACGCCGAACGCCTGCCGTTCGCGACGAACTCCTTCGATGCCATCTGGTCGTCCGGCTCCATCGAGTACTGGCCGAACCCCCACCTCGCGCTCCGCGAGTTCCGACGGGTCGTCCGCCCCGGCGGGAAAGTGCTCGTCGTCGGCCCGGACTACCCGGACTCCACGGTCATGCAGAAGGTCGCGGACGCCATCATGCTGTTCTACGACGAGGCCGAGGCCGACCGGATGTTCCGGGACGCCGGGTTCGTGGACGTCGAGCACCGCGTCCTGCAGGCGGAACCGAACCGGCCGCGAGCCATCGTGTCGTTCGGCCGCGTTCCCGACGACGGCTGA
- the ahaH gene encoding ATP synthase archaeal subunit H encodes MARPEVLTRLKEAESDADDIIAEAKEAREQRISEARETAEDIRQEAEEEAAELKEERLSEAREEIQKEKERILEEGEAEREALLATAAENEDDAVTFALDRFTEAVHAQT; translated from the coding sequence ATGGCGAGGCCAGAGGTTCTCACACGACTAAAGGAGGCGGAGTCCGACGCCGACGACATCATCGCGGAGGCGAAGGAGGCGCGCGAACAGCGCATCTCCGAGGCCCGCGAGACTGCGGAGGACATCCGTCAGGAGGCCGAGGAGGAGGCGGCCGAACTCAAGGAAGAACGCCTCTCCGAAGCCCGCGAGGAGATACAGAAAGAGAAAGAACGCATCCTCGAAGAGGGCGAGGCGGAGCGCGAGGCGTTGCTCGCGACGGCCGCCGAGAACGAGGATGACGCGGTGACGTTCGCCCTCGACCGGTTCACGGAGGCGGTGCATGCTCAGACCTGA
- a CDS encoding V-type ATP synthase subunit F has translation MSQEIAVVGSAEFTTGFRLAGVQTFENVPDDEKPEELDEAVEGVLANDDVGIVVMHADDLDYLSRQTRQNVETSVEPTVVTIGSGEAGGSGLREQIKRAIGIDLMAEEDGENE, from the coding sequence ATGAGTCAGGAAATAGCCGTCGTCGGGAGCGCCGAATTCACCACGGGTTTCCGACTGGCTGGCGTACAGACGTTCGAGAACGTCCCCGACGACGAGAAACCCGAGGAGCTCGACGAGGCCGTCGAAGGCGTGCTCGCGAACGACGATGTCGGTATCGTCGTGATGCACGCGGACGACCTCGACTACCTCTCCCGGCAGACCCGCCAGAACGTGGAGACGAGCGTCGAACCGACGGTCGTCACCATCGGGAGCGGCGAGGCGGGCGGGAGCGGCCTCCGCGAACAAATCAAGCGCGCCATCGGTATCGACCTGATGGCGGAAGAAGACGGTGAGAACGAATGA
- a CDS encoding V-type ATP synthase subunit E, whose translation MSLDTVVEEIREDARERADEIRQEGEERADDIVSAAESEADDIREEAEAEVEREIEREREQALSSAKLDAKHERMSARRDALESVREEVENRIAGLDGDEREELTRALLDDALDSFDEDEQLAVHYASGDEELLSDILDDYTHVSLAGEYDCLGGVVVESESSRVRVKNTFDSVLDDVWEDDLKQISNRLFDEQ comes from the coding sequence ATGAGTCTGGACACGGTAGTCGAAGAGATCCGCGAGGACGCCCGGGAACGGGCCGACGAAATCCGCCAGGAGGGCGAGGAACGCGCCGACGACATCGTGTCGGCCGCCGAGTCCGAGGCCGACGACATCCGTGAGGAGGCCGAGGCGGAGGTCGAGCGCGAAATCGAACGCGAGCGCGAACAGGCGCTCTCCAGCGCGAAGCTCGACGCGAAACACGAGCGAATGAGCGCGCGCCGCGACGCCCTCGAATCCGTCCGCGAGGAAGTCGAGAACCGAATCGCGGGCCTCGACGGCGACGAGCGCGAGGAACTCACGCGCGCTCTGCTCGACGACGCGCTCGACTCGTTCGACGAGGACGAGCAGCTCGCCGTCCACTACGCGTCCGGCGACGAGGAACTCCTCTCGGACATCCTGGACGATTACACGCACGTCTCGCTCGCCGGCGAGTACGACTGCCTCGGCGGCGTCGTCGTCGAGAGCGAGTCCTCGCGAGTGCGCGTGAAGAACACGTTCGACTCGGTGCTCGACGACGTCTGGGAGGACGACCTCAAACAGATCAGTAACCGGCTCTTCGACGAACAATGA
- a CDS encoding V-type ATP synthase subunit I: MLRPERMSKVSVVGTNRVVQDVIEAAHDQNVLHFSDSSGDVGVEGFDAGNPLDGADDASDKLVTVRSLLSILGVEEEDAGPTRIVTDDALENEFADIRDEVNELDERRTEVEDRLSELEDRVAAVEPFVTLGIDLDLLQGYDTVEVAVGEGDTDEIEHALADEGDVRSFETFSEDGVVAVFAYPSGDATDVLEDALVGVEFVEHEIPSGNGSPDDYLDSLEHKRQKLESELATVENELEGLRLEHAGFLLAAEEKLNIEVQKAEAPLNFATTEHAFVAEGWVPTSEYAEFASAVQDAGGDGVDVEELERAEYEPPEHEIGHGEQGAAPDGGTAEQPPVVQDNPGPVKPFEMLVRVINRPNYYDLDPTIILFLTFPAFYGFMIGDVGYGVIYAAVGWWMYTTLDSDALAALGGVAVLSGLATIVFGFLYGEIFGFHLIGEYLWNGSPPLHKGLKPGNADWARLWLVVSVLVALGHLTLGYAIDTYKRMRHGVWDALTEGASWAILMVGLWVWIFSHALGGAKPDLLFTALSGQPLGFTGFGATVGWAALAVGLVGYALLIYAEGAVGGIEGALNSLTHVLSYTRLAAVMLAKGGMAFVVNLLFFGAYETQPNDPESGEFHFMLEHDWSYVQTHYPEAELMFGGLVHGPITAVLGGILIFVLGHLLVLALGVTSAGLQAVRLEYVEFFGKFYEGGGTKYEPFGYDRSYTTQD, translated from the coding sequence ATGCTCAGACCTGAGCGAATGAGCAAGGTGTCCGTCGTGGGCACCAACCGAGTCGTGCAGGACGTCATCGAGGCGGCGCACGACCAGAACGTCCTCCACTTCAGCGACTCCAGCGGCGACGTCGGCGTCGAGGGGTTCGACGCCGGAAACCCGCTCGACGGCGCGGACGACGCCTCGGACAAACTGGTGACGGTTCGGTCGCTCCTCTCCATCCTCGGCGTCGAGGAGGAGGACGCCGGCCCCACCCGCATCGTCACGGACGACGCGCTCGAAAACGAGTTCGCGGACATCCGCGACGAGGTCAACGAACTCGACGAGCGCCGCACCGAGGTCGAAGACCGACTGAGCGAACTCGAAGACCGCGTCGCCGCGGTCGAACCGTTCGTCACGCTCGGCATCGACCTCGACCTCCTCCAGGGGTACGACACCGTGGAGGTCGCGGTCGGCGAGGGCGACACGGACGAAATCGAGCACGCGCTCGCCGACGAGGGCGACGTGCGGTCGTTCGAGACGTTCAGCGAGGACGGCGTCGTCGCCGTCTTCGCGTACCCGAGCGGCGACGCGACGGATGTCCTGGAGGACGCGCTGGTCGGCGTGGAGTTCGTCGAACACGAGATTCCGTCGGGTAACGGCAGTCCCGACGACTACCTCGACTCGCTCGAACACAAGCGCCAGAAGCTCGAATCGGAACTCGCGACCGTCGAGAACGAACTCGAAGGACTCCGACTCGAACACGCTGGCTTCCTCCTCGCCGCCGAGGAGAAGCTCAACATCGAAGTGCAGAAGGCCGAAGCCCCGCTCAACTTCGCGACCACGGAACACGCGTTCGTCGCGGAGGGCTGGGTTCCGACCAGCGAGTACGCCGAGTTCGCGTCCGCGGTGCAGGACGCCGGCGGCGACGGCGTGGACGTTGAGGAACTCGAACGCGCCGAGTACGAACCGCCCGAGCACGAAATCGGCCACGGCGAGCAGGGAGCCGCGCCCGACGGCGGCACCGCGGAACAGCCGCCGGTCGTGCAGGACAACCCCGGGCCGGTGAAGCCGTTCGAGATGCTCGTCCGCGTCATCAACCGCCCGAACTACTACGACCTCGACCCGACGATCATCCTGTTCCTCACGTTCCCGGCGTTCTACGGGTTCATGATCGGGGACGTCGGGTACGGCGTCATCTACGCCGCGGTCGGCTGGTGGATGTACACCACCCTCGACTCGGACGCGCTCGCCGCGCTCGGCGGCGTCGCCGTCCTCTCCGGACTCGCGACAATCGTGTTCGGGTTCCTGTACGGCGAGATATTCGGCTTCCACCTCATCGGCGAGTACCTCTGGAACGGCAGCCCGCCGCTCCACAAGGGCCTGAAGCCCGGGAACGCGGACTGGGCGCGCCTCTGGCTCGTCGTCTCCGTGCTGGTGGCGCTCGGCCACCTCACGCTCGGGTACGCCATCGACACGTACAAGCGGATGCGTCACGGCGTCTGGGACGCGCTCACCGAGGGTGCGTCGTGGGCGATTCTGATGGTCGGGCTCTGGGTGTGGATCTTCAGCCACGCGCTCGGCGGCGCGAAACCCGACCTCCTGTTCACCGCGCTCTCCGGTCAGCCGCTCGGCTTCACCGGATTCGGCGCGACGGTGGGCTGGGCGGCGCTCGCGGTCGGTCTCGTCGGGTACGCGCTCCTCATCTACGCCGAGGGCGCGGTCGGCGGCATCGAGGGCGCGCTGAACTCGCTCACGCACGTCCTCTCGTACACGCGGCTCGCCGCCGTGATGCTCGCGAAGGGAGGAATGGCGTTCGTCGTCAACCTCCTCTTCTTCGGCGCGTACGAGACGCAACCCAACGACCCCGAGAGCGGGGAGTTCCACTTCATGCTCGAACACGACTGGAGTTACGTACAGACACACTACCCCGAGGCCGAACTGATGTTCGGCGGCCTCGTGCACGGCCCGATCACGGCCGTGCTCGGCGGCATCCTCATCTTCGTCCTCGGTCACCTCTTAGTGCTTGCCCTCGGCGTCACGAGCGCCGGCCTACAGGCCGTTCGCCTGGAATACGTCGAGTTCTTTGGGAAGTTTTATGAAGGTGGTGGGACGAAATACGAACCGTTCGGCTACGACCGATCCTACACGACCCAAGACTAA
- a CDS encoding V-type ATP synthase subunit C, whose translation MNVISRDASNYAYVNARVKSRRAVLFDEDDYRTLMRMGTSEIARFLEESEYEAEVNDLGSRFSGVDLVEYALNRNLAKHFDDLLQWSQGTLRDLLVRYFRKFDAWNVKTALRGVYADTDPAEIEQDFIRAGELDDDTLSVLAEADEVRTVVDALSETLFGDALDDAYGEYEETNSLVPLENAVDLAFYDRLLKQVQGTSAGTREFVKFLQADIDFRNVRNAVRLARSGANLDPAEYYIEGGRLFEPSELDALADNWNELVARLRDSHYGNELADELDELDEAGSLIAFEHALDAALLSYSKHLSHVFPLSVCPVLGYVLAKEREVDNVRAIARGREVGLTEEEIEEELVIL comes from the coding sequence ATGAACGTCATCAGCCGCGACGCATCGAACTACGCGTACGTCAACGCCCGCGTGAAGTCGCGGCGTGCCGTCCTCTTCGACGAGGACGACTACCGGACGCTGATGCGGATGGGGACGAGCGAAATCGCTCGGTTCCTGGAGGAGTCCGAGTACGAGGCGGAAGTGAACGACCTCGGCTCGCGGTTCTCGGGCGTCGACCTCGTCGAGTACGCGCTGAACCGAAACCTCGCGAAGCACTTCGACGACCTCCTCCAGTGGTCGCAGGGGACGCTCCGCGACCTCCTCGTCCGCTACTTCCGGAAGTTCGACGCGTGGAACGTCAAGACGGCGCTTCGCGGCGTCTACGCGGACACCGATCCGGCGGAGATCGAGCAGGACTTCATCCGAGCGGGCGAGCTCGACGACGACACGCTGTCGGTGCTCGCCGAGGCGGACGAGGTTCGGACGGTCGTCGACGCGCTCTCCGAGACGCTGTTCGGGGACGCGCTCGACGACGCGTACGGCGAGTACGAGGAGACGAACTCGCTCGTGCCGCTGGAGAACGCGGTCGACCTCGCGTTCTACGACCGCCTCCTGAAGCAAGTGCAGGGCACGTCCGCGGGCACCCGCGAGTTCGTGAAGTTCCTGCAGGCCGACATCGACTTCCGGAACGTCCGGAACGCGGTTCGCCTCGCGCGAAGCGGCGCGAACCTCGACCCCGCCGAGTACTACATCGAGGGCGGTCGGCTGTTCGAGCCGTCCGAACTCGACGCGCTCGCGGACAACTGGAACGAGCTCGTCGCCCGACTGCGGGACAGCCACTACGGGAACGAGTTGGCGGACGAACTGGACGAACTGGACGAAGCGGGCAGTCTCATCGCGTTCGAGCACGCGCTCGACGCCGCGCTCCTCTCCTACTCGAAACACCTCTCGCACGTGTTCCCGCTGTCCGTGTGTCCCGTGCTCGGGTACGTGCTTGCGAAGGAGCGCGAAGTGGACAACGTCCGCGCCATCGCGCGCGGCCGTGAGGTCGGTCTCACGGAAGAAGAGATCGAGGAGGAACTCGTCATCCTATGA
- a CDS encoding F0F1 ATP synthase subunit C, whose amino-acid sequence MFEFVIAFVNAIAPLLNNAALAPAELTGNIATAGAALGVGVAALGAGVAEGGIGAAAVGALAEDEEFFGNAILFTVLPETLVILAIVVIFII is encoded by the coding sequence ATGTTTGAATTCGTTATCGCGTTCGTCAACGCTATCGCACCGCTCCTGAACAACGCCGCTCTCGCCCCCGCTGAACTCACCGGAAACATCGCCACCGCCGGCGCCGCGCTCGGCGTCGGTGTCGCCGCGCTCGGTGCCGGTGTCGCGGAAGGCGGAATCGGTGCCGCGGCCGTCGGCGCTCTCGCCGAGGACGAGGAGTTCTTCGGGAACGCGATCCTGTTCACGGTTCTCCCCGAGACTCTCGTCATCCTCGCGATCGTCGTCATCTTCATCATCTAA